The following proteins are co-located in the Paludibaculum fermentans genome:
- a CDS encoding ArsR/SmtB family transcription factor, translated as MPSMLNTFRLLSDPGRVRLVLLLAQEELTVAELQEILSTGQSTISSQLSQLRQAGLVEDRRIGKSVMYRLTEPRSDSGRRLLEVLQDGAVEVAEAERDTEALNLTLNKRRDRMRAYFDELAGKFGKHYVPGRSWKGLAETLLKLMPPMVIADLGAGEGTFSQLLAQRAERVIAVDNSEKMVEFGADLAAKNRIGNLEYRRGDMEKLPIEDASVDLAFFSQSLHHAQHPDRAVKEAFRILRPGGRIAVLDLVKHHFEEARELYADLWLGFAEVELVGFLKKAGFSRIESTVVHKEEQTPFFETLLVVGDKPRA; from the coding sequence ATGCCGTCAATGCTGAACACGTTCCGATTGCTGTCCGATCCGGGCCGGGTGCGGCTGGTTCTGCTGCTCGCGCAGGAGGAACTGACCGTGGCCGAATTGCAGGAGATCCTTTCTACCGGCCAGAGTACGATCTCCAGCCAGCTCTCCCAACTGCGCCAGGCGGGGCTGGTGGAAGACCGGCGGATCGGCAAAAGTGTGATGTACCGGTTGACGGAACCGCGCTCCGACAGCGGCCGCCGGTTGCTGGAAGTGCTTCAGGATGGGGCAGTTGAGGTCGCCGAGGCGGAACGGGATACCGAGGCGCTCAACCTCACCTTGAATAAGCGGCGCGACCGGATGCGGGCCTACTTCGATGAACTGGCCGGCAAGTTCGGGAAGCACTACGTTCCGGGCCGGTCCTGGAAGGGCCTCGCTGAGACATTACTGAAACTGATGCCGCCGATGGTGATCGCCGACCTGGGCGCCGGAGAGGGCACTTTTTCGCAATTGCTGGCCCAGCGCGCGGAGCGCGTGATTGCGGTGGACAATTCCGAGAAAATGGTCGAATTCGGCGCCGATCTGGCCGCAAAAAACCGCATTGGAAATCTCGAGTACCGGCGCGGCGACATGGAGAAGCTGCCCATTGAGGACGCGTCGGTCGACCTCGCGTTCTTCAGCCAGTCGCTCCACCACGCCCAGCATCCTGACCGCGCCGTCAAGGAAGCGTTTCGAATTCTGCGCCCGGGTGGACGGATTGCGGTGCTCGATCTGGTGAAGCATCACTTCGAGGAGGCGCGGGAACTGTACGCGGATCTATGGTTAGGCTTCGCTGAAGTTGAACTGGTTGGCTTCCTGAAGAAAGCAGGATTCAGCCGGATTGAATCCACGGTCGTCCATAAAGAGGAGCAGACGCCGTTTTTCGAAACGCTGCTGGTTGTCGGCGATAAGCCTCGAGCCTAG
- a CDS encoding CRTAC1 family protein → MRLLIAVFLLSAVPSLPQGMASRGVKPQPRPKLSGKPWPSSLVNVASKAGLTHTQIYGAERDVQYVSETSSGGVAFLDYDNDGFPDIFFVGGTRFGTPPPGAGNRLYHNNHDGTFTDVTAKSGLARVGWGQGVAVADYDNDGYLDLFVTYWGENALYRNNHDGTFTDVARKAGLIPEPAPAYPYWYAGATWLDYDRDGRLDLFVATYIDFDLTKIPKPGQSASCNWKGVMTPCGPRGLKTGRQFLYHQKPDGTFEDVSQRSGIGRARSSFGLTAIAADLDGDGWPDIYLACDSTPSLFFRNNHDGTFSEEGIERGIALNDDGMEQAGMGLAIGDFNADGILDIFKTHFADDTHILYEGLGKGQYRDITQSSGIGVETRFIAWGAGMPDLDNDGLPDLFLVTGNVYPDTERDLPAYPSRMPPLLFRNLGAGRFEQLFAAQAGPAMDEVHSSRGAAFGDFDNDGDLDVVVWNRNETPALYRNDLKSTNHWLKVKLEGTVSNRAAIGAQVTVEYGDRKQVQAVLSQASFTSHNDLRLHFGLGASTQAAITIRWPNGQITRHAAKEVDKLLQIKEPAN, encoded by the coding sequence ATGAGACTTCTGATCGCTGTCTTCCTCCTCTCTGCCGTCCCGTCGCTGCCCCAAGGCATGGCGTCGCGTGGCGTCAAACCCCAGCCTCGTCCCAAGTTATCCGGCAAGCCGTGGCCTTCTTCGCTGGTGAACGTGGCTTCAAAAGCGGGTCTGACTCACACCCAGATCTACGGCGCCGAGCGCGACGTGCAATACGTCTCCGAAACCTCCTCAGGCGGCGTAGCGTTCCTCGACTACGACAACGACGGCTTCCCCGACATCTTCTTTGTCGGCGGCACCCGCTTTGGCACTCCGCCCCCCGGCGCTGGCAACCGTCTCTACCACAACAACCACGACGGAACATTCACCGACGTCACGGCGAAATCCGGCCTCGCCCGTGTGGGCTGGGGCCAAGGCGTCGCGGTGGCCGACTACGACAACGACGGTTACCTCGATCTCTTCGTCACCTATTGGGGCGAGAACGCGCTCTATCGCAACAACCATGACGGCACGTTCACCGACGTGGCCCGCAAGGCCGGCCTCATCCCCGAACCTGCCCCCGCCTATCCTTATTGGTATGCGGGCGCCACCTGGCTCGATTACGACCGCGACGGCCGCCTCGACCTCTTCGTCGCAACCTATATAGACTTCGATCTCACCAAGATCCCCAAACCGGGCCAAAGCGCCTCCTGCAACTGGAAAGGCGTCATGACGCCCTGCGGACCCCGCGGCCTGAAGACCGGCCGCCAATTCCTCTACCACCAGAAACCAGACGGGACCTTCGAAGACGTAAGCCAACGCTCCGGCATCGGCCGCGCCCGCTCTTCGTTCGGCCTGACCGCCATTGCGGCTGACCTCGACGGCGACGGCTGGCCCGACATCTACCTCGCCTGCGATTCGACACCATCGCTCTTCTTCCGCAACAACCATGACGGAACCTTCTCGGAAGAAGGCATCGAGCGCGGCATCGCATTAAATGATGATGGGATGGAGCAGGCCGGCATGGGCCTCGCCATCGGAGACTTCAACGCCGATGGCATCCTGGACATCTTTAAAACCCACTTCGCCGACGACACCCATATCCTTTATGAGGGGTTGGGCAAAGGGCAATACCGCGACATTACGCAATCGTCCGGGATCGGTGTCGAAACCCGCTTCATCGCCTGGGGCGCGGGCATGCCGGATCTCGACAACGATGGCTTACCGGATCTCTTCCTCGTAACGGGCAACGTCTATCCCGACACCGAACGCGACCTGCCCGCCTATCCCAGCCGGATGCCGCCGCTTCTGTTCAGAAACCTGGGAGCCGGCCGTTTCGAGCAGTTGTTCGCCGCCCAGGCCGGGCCGGCGATGGACGAGGTCCACTCCTCCCGCGGAGCCGCCTTCGGCGACTTCGACAATGACGGCGATCTCGATGTAGTTGTATGGAATCGCAATGAAACGCCCGCGCTCTATCGCAACGACCTGAAGTCCACCAACCACTGGCTCAAGGTGAAGCTGGAAGGCACGGTCTCCAATCGCGCTGCGATCGGAGCGCAAGTCACTGTGGAATATGGAGATCGCAAACAGGTCCAGGCGGTCCTCTCGCAAGCCAGTTTCACCTCGCACAACGACCTGCGCCTGCACTTCGGCTTAGGCGCATCCACCCAGGCCGCCATCACGATCCGCTGGCCCAACGGACAGATCACCAGGCATGCGGCCAAGGAAGTCGACAAGTTGCTCCAGATTAAGGAGCCGGCCAACTAG
- a CDS encoding carboxypeptidase-like regulatory domain-containing protein — protein sequence MMLSRVVIRSKFVPILALLPFLCMTGWAQQITGTISGTVKDAQQAAVVGAKVTIVSAQQGTTREVSTNNEGVFVFTNTQPGTYNLSIESTGFKKFEQKNVVLYASDRLSLGDLSLSVGALTETVTVEGDAAQVQATSAERAGVLTNKQVVDLALTSRNLFDLAKTIPGVVYTGGVGGIAANGNRNNQNNFTLDGVTNMDTGSNGGTLASTNMDMIADMKIITNSQGAEFGRASGAQIQVVTKGGTQQFHGTGYGFHRHESLNANTWRNNIDNRARPFYRYNFAGFNVGGPAYIPGKFNKDKEKFFFFVGIEWQNQLVPNSLSNVTVPTALERQGDFSQSHDAGGAALKILDPANNKAQFPNNQIPASRLNADGVKILNWYPSPNALGINNGYNYQSQASNKYPRREDIYRGDYNINDKWKVYARYINNKDETSMAYGQWNAQYNIPFGPMSFGAPGWSFVSNVTTIINPTLTNEFLFGSSKNVLHIFPLDNAFDRGKLNLSYKMPYPDVDKLNLVQNWQWDVPNSPSVNFTGTPFSNYNHTYDITDSVAKVWNAHTIKTGIYINKSAKDQTSTNSINGYVNFSRDANNPGDTNWSWSNALLGNYNYLQQSNKVLNGQYRSINVEWYLQDNWKVSSKLTLEYGVRFYYIQPQYDDALQTSSWNKTLFDPASAGVLRTAALNSSGVRVSVNPLTGEQGPAALIGSLVNTGKGFVNGVYANGMGLAGQNYPKGLLDGRGLQYAPRLGLAYRVANKTVIRAGGGVFYDRLQGNPIFDMLVNPPSIATPRFYYGNLTSIPAASAGIFFPGGVNGFDKKGHIPTTYNWNFTIQRELPMNILFDIAYVGSSSNHLLYRLNQNAIPLGAAWLPQNQDPLNANPKFDGSTSNAPNFYRAYQGYTNTTAYGFGANSNYHAMQMSANRRLGNDFTFGVAYTWSKAMGTTNDDYTTINPFNFRAAEYDVLNNDRTQVLVLNYVYNLPKFIKGTSGASKVAKFFTNEWQISGITTFQTGAPNNITFSIDGVGNLNERYTGSPDVGPRVVYTGRPSYPKTLNQYIDGSVLALPAIKGSQGFDSNRYPVRQPGWTNWDVSIFKNIPIREQMRLQLRCEMFNAPNHPEFSDYNRGATFNAAGKLTNLPTALGGTGGRFGFGAITGTNDPRRIQLAAKFYF from the coding sequence ATGATGCTCTCCCGAGTAGTCATTCGTAGTAAGTTCGTGCCGATCCTCGCGCTTCTTCCCTTTCTTTGTATGACCGGGTGGGCGCAGCAGATTACCGGCACTATTAGCGGCACGGTGAAAGACGCACAGCAGGCGGCCGTCGTCGGTGCGAAAGTCACAATCGTGAGCGCGCAGCAAGGTACAACCCGTGAGGTCAGTACCAACAATGAAGGCGTCTTCGTCTTCACCAACACACAGCCTGGAACCTACAATCTCAGCATCGAGTCCACTGGGTTCAAGAAGTTCGAGCAGAAGAATGTCGTCCTGTATGCCAGCGACCGTCTCAGCCTCGGCGACCTGTCACTCAGCGTCGGCGCGTTGACTGAGACCGTCACTGTCGAAGGTGACGCAGCGCAGGTTCAGGCCACCTCGGCGGAACGCGCCGGCGTTCTGACCAACAAGCAGGTTGTCGATCTGGCGCTCACCAGCCGCAACCTGTTCGATCTCGCCAAGACGATTCCCGGTGTTGTCTACACCGGCGGCGTCGGCGGCATCGCTGCCAACGGCAATCGCAATAACCAGAACAACTTCACGCTCGACGGCGTCACCAACATGGACACCGGTTCGAACGGCGGCACGCTCGCGTCCACCAACATGGACATGATTGCCGACATGAAGATCATCACGAACTCCCAGGGTGCGGAGTTCGGCCGCGCTTCCGGCGCTCAGATTCAGGTCGTCACCAAGGGCGGCACACAGCAGTTCCATGGCACCGGCTACGGCTTCCATCGCCACGAAAGCCTGAATGCCAACACCTGGCGCAACAATATCGACAACCGTGCCAGGCCGTTCTACCGCTATAACTTCGCCGGCTTCAACGTCGGCGGCCCCGCCTATATTCCCGGCAAATTCAATAAGGACAAAGAGAAGTTCTTCTTCTTCGTCGGTATCGAATGGCAGAACCAGTTGGTTCCGAACAGCCTCTCGAACGTCACGGTGCCCACGGCCCTCGAACGCCAGGGCGACTTCTCTCAGTCGCACGACGCGGGCGGTGCTGCCCTTAAGATCCTCGATCCGGCGAACAACAAGGCCCAGTTCCCCAACAACCAGATCCCAGCCAGCCGGCTCAATGCCGACGGCGTGAAGATCCTCAACTGGTATCCCTCACCCAACGCTCTGGGCATCAACAACGGCTACAACTACCAGTCGCAGGCTTCCAACAAGTACCCCCGGCGCGAAGACATCTATCGCGGCGACTACAACATCAACGACAAGTGGAAGGTTTACGCGCGCTACATCAACAACAAGGATGAAACCAGCATGGCCTACGGCCAGTGGAACGCGCAGTACAACATCCCGTTCGGCCCGATGAGCTTCGGCGCACCTGGCTGGTCGTTCGTGTCCAACGTCACCACGATCATCAACCCCACGCTCACCAACGAGTTCCTGTTCGGGTCGTCCAAGAACGTCCTGCACATCTTCCCGCTGGACAACGCCTTCGATCGCGGCAAGCTGAACCTCTCGTACAAAATGCCGTATCCGGACGTCGACAAGCTGAACCTCGTTCAGAACTGGCAGTGGGATGTCCCGAACTCGCCCAGCGTCAACTTCACCGGCACCCCGTTCTCGAACTACAACCACACCTACGACATCACCGATAGCGTGGCCAAGGTTTGGAACGCTCACACGATCAAGACCGGCATCTACATCAACAAGAGCGCCAAGGATCAGACGTCCACCAACTCCATCAACGGCTACGTCAACTTCAGCCGTGACGCGAACAACCCTGGTGACACTAACTGGTCCTGGTCGAATGCACTGTTGGGCAACTACAACTACCTGCAGCAGTCCAACAAGGTGTTGAACGGGCAGTATCGGTCCATCAACGTGGAGTGGTACCTGCAAGACAACTGGAAGGTGAGTTCAAAGTTGACGTTGGAATACGGCGTCCGCTTCTACTACATCCAGCCGCAGTATGACGACGCATTGCAGACCTCGTCCTGGAACAAGACCCTCTTTGACCCCGCCTCCGCCGGCGTCCTGCGCACGGCAGCCTTGAACAGCAGCGGTGTCAGAGTCTCCGTCAACCCGCTCACGGGTGAGCAGGGTCCCGCCGCCCTCATCGGCTCCCTCGTCAACACTGGCAAGGGCTTCGTGAACGGCGTCTATGCCAACGGCATGGGCTTGGCCGGTCAGAACTATCCGAAGGGCCTGCTCGATGGCCGCGGCCTGCAATATGCCCCGCGCCTCGGCCTGGCTTATCGTGTCGCCAACAAGACCGTGATTCGCGCCGGCGGCGGTGTCTTCTATGACCGCCTCCAGGGCAACCCGATCTTCGACATGCTGGTCAACCCGCCCTCCATCGCCACGCCTCGTTTCTACTACGGCAACCTGACCTCGATTCCGGCCGCTTCGGCTGGCATCTTCTTCCCGGGTGGCGTGAACGGCTTCGACAAGAAGGGCCACATTCCCACCACCTACAACTGGAACTTCACCATCCAGCGGGAACTGCCCATGAACATCCTGTTCGACATCGCCTACGTTGGTTCTTCCTCGAACCACCTGCTCTACCGGCTCAACCAGAACGCCATCCCGCTGGGTGCCGCCTGGCTGCCGCAGAATCAGGATCCGCTCAACGCGAACCCCAAGTTCGATGGTTCCACCAGCAACGCGCCCAACTTCTATCGCGCGTACCAGGGCTATACCAACACCACGGCCTATGGCTTCGGTGCCAACTCGAACTACCATGCGATGCAGATGTCGGCCAACCGCCGCCTCGGCAACGATTTCACCTTCGGCGTGGCCTATACCTGGTCGAAGGCGATGGGCACCACCAACGACGACTACACGACGATCAATCCGTTCAACTTCCGCGCGGCCGAGTACGATGTACTCAACAACGACCGTACGCAGGTTCTCGTATTGAACTACGTGTACAATCTGCCCAAGTTCATCAAGGGCACCAGCGGTGCCTCCAAGGTTGCCAAGTTCTTCACGAACGAATGGCAGATCTCCGGCATCACCACGTTCCAGACAGGCGCTCCCAACAACATCACCTTCTCCATCGACGGTGTTGGCAACCTGAATGAACGCTACACGGGTTCTCCCGACGTCGGCCCCCGCGTTGTCTACACCGGCCGGCCGTCCTATCCCAAGACCCTGAATCAGTACATCGACGGTTCTGTCCTCGCTCTGCCTGCAATCAAGGGAAGCCAGGGCTTCGACTCCAACCGCTACCCCGTCCGTCAACCCGGCTGGACCAACTGGGATGTTTCGATCTTCAAGAACATCCCGATTCGCGAACAGATGCGCCTCCAGCTCCGTTGCGAGATGTTCAACGCCCCGAATCATCCTGAATTCAGCGATTACAACAGGGGCGCCACCTTCAATGCAGCCGGCAAGCTCACCAACCTGCCGACGGCTCTCGGTGGCACGGGCGGACGCTTCGGCTTCGGTGCCATCACCGGAACCAACGACCCCCGCCGCATCCAACTCGCCGCGAAGTTCTACTTCTAA
- a CDS encoding PEP-CTERM sorting domain-containing protein, producing the protein MDLIRVPAPRRVSATSCFVLVLVLLALTAMPASASAIRNAPDHGWMSLTDKLTAEAYILTGESGLPASSAAYSMTIPQNPIDLLDVAAKGGSTAPISGDSVAPEPGTILMAGIGLIALGLIGRRK; encoded by the coding sequence TTGGACCTGATTCGCGTGCCGGCGCCTCGGAGGGTGTCCGCAACTTCTTGTTTTGTTCTTGTTTTAGTCCTGCTGGCATTGACCGCCATGCCGGCCAGCGCCAGCGCCATTCGGAATGCGCCGGACCACGGCTGGATGTCCCTTACCGACAAGCTGACCGCCGAGGCGTACATCCTGACCGGGGAGTCCGGCTTGCCGGCGAGCAGTGCTGCCTATTCCATGACCATTCCCCAGAACCCGATCGATCTGCTGGACGTGGCGGCCAAGGGTGGAAGCACCGCTCCAATCTCCGGAGATTCGGTGGCCCCGGAACCGGGGACAATCCTCATGGCCGGGATCGGCCTCATTGCGCTCGGCCTGATTGGCCGGCGCAAGTAA
- a CDS encoding tetratricopeptide repeat protein, whose product MLSVWLTLLLAAVPQQLLDSGRQAFQAGDLARAEQLFREYLKSNPNSAEALSNLAAVHARREQFTEAVALYEQALKANPALIPIHFNIAVSLGRIQQYGKAASHLRTFLKTYPREARAHQLLGLCLVETGELSEALSELEISYKENDRDRSILYALAYAQSRAGNADRAAELLARSEGDPTQAKLIEGLIEYRRGRYDEAKVLFEAVVSANPNMAPALAALGRLNLLARRDDEAISLFERALRVNPSDSESTYQLGVLYDRNGRSPEGITMLKRAITLRANYPDPHYQLGRIALNAKNYPVALKELEEARRMLPDQEAIRLLLGRTYQALGRAAEAKKEFDEVRRLKAEVIEKSRQRVESDSLMQQEPSPREK is encoded by the coding sequence ATGCTCAGTGTCTGGTTAACACTCTTGCTGGCCGCTGTCCCGCAACAATTGCTGGACAGCGGCCGGCAGGCGTTTCAGGCCGGTGATCTGGCCCGCGCCGAACAACTCTTCCGCGAATACCTGAAGTCCAATCCGAACTCAGCCGAAGCGCTCTCCAACCTGGCCGCCGTCCACGCCCGCCGCGAACAGTTCACTGAGGCCGTTGCCCTCTACGAACAAGCCCTCAAGGCAAACCCCGCCCTCATCCCCATCCACTTCAATATCGCCGTGTCGCTAGGGCGCATCCAGCAGTACGGCAAAGCCGCCAGCCATCTGCGCACCTTCCTCAAAACCTACCCCCGCGAAGCCCGCGCCCACCAGCTTCTCGGCCTCTGCCTGGTCGAAACCGGCGAGCTGTCGGAAGCCCTCTCGGAACTGGAGATCTCTTATAAGGAGAACGACAGGGACCGCAGCATCCTGTACGCTCTCGCCTACGCGCAAAGCCGCGCCGGCAATGCCGATCGCGCCGCGGAACTCCTCGCCCGCTCGGAAGGCGACCCTACCCAGGCCAAGCTCATCGAAGGTCTCATCGAATACCGCCGCGGCCGCTACGACGAAGCCAAGGTTCTCTTTGAAGCCGTGGTCTCCGCCAACCCGAACATGGCGCCCGCCCTCGCCGCCCTGGGCCGCCTCAATCTTCTGGCGCGCCGGGACGACGAGGCCATCAGCCTCTTCGAACGTGCCCTCAGGGTCAATCCGTCCGACTCCGAATCCACCTACCAGTTGGGCGTCCTCTACGACCGCAATGGCCGCTCGCCGGAAGGCATCACCATGCTGAAGCGCGCCATCACCCTGCGCGCCAATTATCCGGATCCTCACTATCAATTGGGCCGCATCGCCCTGAACGCCAAAAACTACCCCGTCGCCCTCAAGGAATTGGAAGAGGCCCGCCGCATGCTGCCAGACCAGGAGGCCATCCGCCTTCTCCTCGGCCGCACCTATCAGGCCCTGGGCCGCGCGGCGGAAGCGAAGAAAGAGTTCGACGAAGTCCGCCGCCTCAAGGCCGAAGTCATCGAGAAATCCCGCCAGCGCGTCGAGTCCGACTCGCTCATGCAGCAGGAACCCAGCCCCCGCGAAAAATGA
- the ahcY gene encoding adenosylhomocysteinase has translation MSTTITPATTDYKVADMSLADWGRKEITIAESEMPGLMSIRRKYAAQKPLAGVRVTGSLHMTIQTAVLIETLVDLGASVRWASCNIFSTQDHAAAAIAAAGVPVYAWKGETLEEYWDCTLKAVLHPGGLGPQLVVDDGGDVTLLIHKGYELENGSDWVNTPSGSHEEDVIKNLLKKVNTENPNCWRELVKEWKGVSEETTTGVHRLYKMQQEGKLLVPAINVNDSVTKSKFDNLYGCRESLSDGIKRATDVMVAGKVAVVCGYGDVGKGSAHSLRGFGARVIVTEIDPINALQAAMEGYEVTTVEDTLGRGDIYVTTTGNCDIITLEHMAKMKDQAIVCNIGHFDNEIQIDRLNNAPGVVKLNIKPQVDQYTFPDGHAIFMLAEGRLVNLGCATGHPSFVMSNSFSNQTLAQLDLWKKKDEYAVGVYVLPKYLDEEVARLHLEKIGVKLTVLSEKQAEYLGVRVEGPYKADHYRY, from the coding sequence ATGAGCACCACCATTACACCTGCCACGACCGACTACAAAGTCGCCGACATGTCCCTGGCCGACTGGGGCCGCAAAGAGATCACCATCGCCGAATCGGAGATGCCCGGCCTCATGTCCATCCGCCGCAAGTACGCGGCGCAGAAGCCCTTGGCCGGCGTGCGCGTGACCGGTTCGCTGCACATGACCATCCAGACGGCGGTCCTCATCGAGACCCTCGTCGACCTCGGCGCCAGCGTCCGCTGGGCCTCCTGCAACATCTTCTCCACCCAGGACCATGCCGCCGCCGCGATCGCCGCTGCCGGCGTGCCCGTATATGCCTGGAAAGGCGAGACCTTGGAAGAGTATTGGGACTGCACGCTGAAAGCCGTGCTGCATCCCGGCGGCCTCGGCCCGCAGCTCGTCGTGGACGACGGTGGCGACGTAACCCTCCTGATCCACAAGGGTTACGAGCTCGAGAACGGCTCCGACTGGGTGAACACCCCCTCCGGCAGCCACGAAGAAGACGTCATCAAGAATCTGCTCAAAAAGGTCAATACCGAGAACCCCAACTGCTGGCGGGAACTGGTGAAGGAATGGAAAGGCGTTTCGGAAGAGACGACCACCGGCGTCCACCGGCTCTATAAGATGCAGCAGGAAGGCAAGTTGCTCGTTCCGGCCATCAACGTCAACGACTCGGTGACGAAGTCGAAGTTCGACAACCTGTACGGCTGCCGCGAGTCGCTTTCCGACGGCATCAAGCGCGCGACGGACGTCATGGTGGCCGGCAAAGTGGCCGTGGTTTGCGGCTACGGCGACGTGGGCAAGGGTTCGGCGCATTCGCTGCGCGGCTTCGGCGCCCGCGTGATCGTGACCGAAATCGATCCCATCAACGCCCTGCAGGCGGCGATGGAAGGCTACGAAGTGACCACCGTGGAAGACACGCTGGGCCGCGGCGACATCTACGTCACCACCACCGGCAACTGCGACATCATCACGCTGGAACACATGGCGAAGATGAAGGACCAGGCCATTGTCTGCAACATCGGCCACTTCGACAACGAGATCCAGATTGATCGCCTGAACAACGCCCCGGGCGTCGTGAAGCTGAACATCAAGCCGCAGGTCGACCAGTACACGTTCCCCGACGGCCACGCCATCTTCATGCTGGCGGAAGGCCGCCTCGTGAATCTGGGCTGCGCCACTGGCCACCCCAGCTTCGTGATGTCGAACAGCTTCTCGAATCAGACACTTGCGCAGCTCGATCTGTGGAAGAAGAAGGACGAGTATGCGGTTGGCGTCTACGTGCTGCCGAAGTACCTCGACGAGGAAGTGGCCCGCCTGCACCTGGAGAAGATCGGCGTGAAGCTGACGGTGCTCAGCGAGAAGCAGGCCGAGTACCTCGGCGTGCGGGTGGAAGGTCCCTACAAGGCCGACCACTACCGCTACTAA